Proteins encoded together in one Sceloporus undulatus isolate JIND9_A2432 ecotype Alabama chromosome 4, SceUnd_v1.1, whole genome shotgun sequence window:
- the RAB7B gene encoding ras-related protein Rab-7b isoform X1, whose translation MLWKLQLNSKDTGLHYTSAGDRRNPREPLQSRMECSPFMSSSKRVDLKIIIIGALGVGKTSLLHQYVHKKFYEDYRTTLGASILSKVVVVDHTPLKLQIWDTGGQERFRSMVSTFYKGSDGCILAFDVTDTDSFECLDDWREDFLQKVFPTEQGFPMVVLGNKIDLKDRQVSKEVASSWCKEKDITYFEVSAKNDTNVVQAFETLSKQALSRYKGIIENYLTDSIKLTPEDQPKKKCC comes from the exons ATGCTATGGAAATTGCAGCTGAACTCAAAGGATACAGGGCTCCACTATACTTCTGCAGGTGATAGAAGAAACCCCAgagagccactgcaaagcagaatGGAATGT TCTCCATTCATGAGTTCAAGTAAAAGAGTGGATTTGAAGATCATTATCATTGGAGCTTTGGG TGTAGGTAAAACCTCTCTCCTCCACCAGTATGTTCACAAGAAATTTTATGAGGACTATCGAACTACCCTTGGAGCCAGTATCTTGTCTAAAGTGGTGGTTGTGGACCACACACCACTGAAACTGCAG ATTTGGGACACTGGAGGGCAAGAACGATTCCGGTCCATGGTATCTACATTCTACAAAGGCTCAGATGGCTGCATACTGGCCTTTGATGTGACAGACACAGATTCCTTTGAGTGCTTAGATGACTGGAGGGAAGACTTTCTGCAGAAGGTTTTCCCTACAGAACAAGGTTTCCCTATGGTTGTACTGGGGAATAAAATTGATTTGAAGGACCGACAG GTGTCCAAAGAGGTAGCTTCATCCTGGTGCAAAGAAAAAGACATTACATATTTTGAAGTTAGTGCCAAAAATGATACCAATGTCGTGCAGGCCTTTGAGACTCTGTCAAAACAAGCACTATCAAGG taCAAAGGGATAATTGAAAACTATCTAACGGATTCTATAAAACTCACTCCTGAAGACCAGCCCAAGAAAAAATGCTGTTGA
- the RAB7B gene encoding ras-related protein Rab-7b isoform X2, which translates to MSSSKRVDLKIIIIGALGVGKTSLLHQYVHKKFYEDYRTTLGASILSKVVVVDHTPLKLQIWDTGGQERFRSMVSTFYKGSDGCILAFDVTDTDSFECLDDWREDFLQKVFPTEQGFPMVVLGNKIDLKDRQVSKEVASSWCKEKDITYFEVSAKNDTNVVQAFETLSKQALSRYKGIIENYLTDSIKLTPEDQPKKKCC; encoded by the exons ATGAGTTCAAGTAAAAGAGTGGATTTGAAGATCATTATCATTGGAGCTTTGGG TGTAGGTAAAACCTCTCTCCTCCACCAGTATGTTCACAAGAAATTTTATGAGGACTATCGAACTACCCTTGGAGCCAGTATCTTGTCTAAAGTGGTGGTTGTGGACCACACACCACTGAAACTGCAG ATTTGGGACACTGGAGGGCAAGAACGATTCCGGTCCATGGTATCTACATTCTACAAAGGCTCAGATGGCTGCATACTGGCCTTTGATGTGACAGACACAGATTCCTTTGAGTGCTTAGATGACTGGAGGGAAGACTTTCTGCAGAAGGTTTTCCCTACAGAACAAGGTTTCCCTATGGTTGTACTGGGGAATAAAATTGATTTGAAGGACCGACAG GTGTCCAAAGAGGTAGCTTCATCCTGGTGCAAAGAAAAAGACATTACATATTTTGAAGTTAGTGCCAAAAATGATACCAATGTCGTGCAGGCCTTTGAGACTCTGTCAAAACAAGCACTATCAAGG taCAAAGGGATAATTGAAAACTATCTAACGGATTCTATAAAACTCACTCCTGAAGACCAGCCCAAGAAAAAATGCTGTTGA